A single region of the Streptomyces sp. NBC_01803 genome encodes:
- the dapF gene encoding diaminopimelate epimerase, which translates to MAQQPVPFLKGHGTENDFVIIPDFDGRLALSAATVARLCDRRAGIGGDGLLRVVRSAADPETRALAGEAEWFMDYRNADGGTAEMCGNGVRVFARYLRRAGLVKGGDLAVATRAGVRRVRFEEDGSVTVAMGAARLPSGPDPSVTVTVGDRVWPARHIDMGNPHAVAFVGDLAEAGPLLDAPAVHPADAYPRGVNVEFVADRGPRHVALRVHERGSGETRSCGTGACAVMVAAARRDGLDPVDGGGDATTYTVDVPGGRLLITEHPDGEITMTGPAVIVAEGTIDPAWLSASPE; encoded by the coding sequence ATCGCACAGCAGCCCGTGCCGTTCCTCAAGGGACACGGCACGGAGAACGACTTCGTCATCATCCCCGACTTCGACGGCCGCCTCGCGCTCTCCGCGGCGACGGTGGCGCGGCTGTGTGATCGCCGCGCCGGGATCGGGGGCGACGGGCTGCTGCGCGTCGTGCGGTCGGCCGCCGACCCCGAGACCAGGGCACTGGCCGGCGAGGCCGAGTGGTTCATGGACTACCGCAACGCGGACGGCGGCACAGCCGAGATGTGCGGGAACGGGGTGCGGGTCTTCGCGCGGTATCTGCGGCGCGCCGGGCTCGTCAAGGGTGGCGACCTGGCCGTCGCCACCCGGGCCGGGGTCCGCCGGGTCCGCTTCGAGGAGGACGGGAGCGTCACCGTCGCCATGGGCGCGGCCCGCCTGCCGTCCGGGCCCGACCCCTCGGTGACCGTCACCGTGGGCGACCGCGTCTGGCCCGCGCGCCACATCGACATGGGGAACCCGCACGCCGTCGCGTTCGTCGGCGACCTCGCGGAGGCCGGGCCGCTCCTCGACGCGCCGGCTGTCCATCCGGCCGACGCCTATCCGCGCGGGGTCAACGTGGAGTTCGTCGCGGACCGCGGACCGCGCCACGTGGCGCTCCGGGTGCACGAGCGCGGCTCCGGCGAGACCCGCTCCTGCGGCACGGGCGCCTGCGCCGTCATGGTCGCCGCGGCCCGCCGCGACGGCCTCGACCCGGTGGACGGCGGTGGCGATGCCACCACCTACACCGTGGACGTGCCGGGCGGTCGGCTGCTGATCACCGAGCACCCGGACGGCGAGATCACCATGACAGGCCCGGCGGTCATCGTCGCGGAGGGGACGATCGACCCCGCGTGGCTCAGCGCCTCCCCTGAGTGA
- a CDS encoding IucA/IucC family protein translates to MNARPQPESSASPQRQPVLSRLARLLDPSDPRQRRAGAAPAGPAGARDGHDGGEDPGDPLEDADPGRAADAASTENLLRCWLRETAVARPAGRELCLPLPASGVALRVPVRHWSATGWHRFGPPTLAGARAGAGPVDAVTLAALLAREGGPERVPETVALVGGVADSTLRTAAFLAARRAEPGPAAHGHPFLDAEQSLLFGHPLHPAAKSREGLAGEEAGRCSPELRGAFRLHWLAVDRSVLATDSAWTEDGAAVPAETLAVRLTDGGLVLPGGTVPLPLHPWQARDVVRRPAVAALLDAGLLHDLGEHGDPWYPTSSVRTVHRPGAPAMLKLSLALRITNSRRENLRKELHRGVEAHRLLAGGLGAEWRAAFPAGAGFDIVRDPAWLAVDDTEGRPVPGLDTILRHSPFGPDDDALCLAALTAPRPWPGRPERELRSRLAVVVGALAARTGRPVPAVAAEWLLRYLRAVVGPLLWLDARAGIALEAHQQNTIVLLDADGWPVGGRFRDNQGYYFRASRRDALQRRLPGVGEVSGTFVTDEVADERFAYYLGVNNVFGLIGAFGAQRLADEEMMLAAFRGFLTEEAHAATEGPVSPLVAHLLAAPTLRCKANLLTRLHGLDELVGPVDGQSVYVTVANPLVTR, encoded by the coding sequence ATGAACGCACGCCCCCAGCCCGAATCGAGCGCCTCCCCCCAGCGCCAGCCGGTCCTGAGTCGTCTCGCCCGGCTGCTCGACCCCTCGGACCCGCGCCAGCGGCGCGCGGGCGCGGCACCGGCCGGTCCGGCGGGCGCGCGGGACGGCCACGACGGTGGGGAGGATCCGGGGGACCCGCTGGAGGACGCCGATCCCGGCCGGGCCGCCGACGCCGCCTCCACGGAGAACCTGCTGCGCTGCTGGCTGCGCGAGACGGCCGTCGCCCGGCCCGCCGGCCGGGAGCTGTGCCTGCCGCTGCCCGCCTCGGGCGTCGCGCTGCGGGTCCCCGTGCGGCACTGGTCGGCCACCGGCTGGCACCGCTTCGGCCCACCCACGCTCGCCGGGGCCCGGGCGGGAGCCGGGCCGGTGGACGCCGTCACGCTCGCCGCGCTGCTGGCCCGCGAGGGGGGCCCCGAGCGCGTGCCGGAGACCGTCGCGCTGGTGGGCGGGGTCGCGGACTCCACGTTGCGCACCGCCGCGTTCCTGGCCGCGCGCCGGGCGGAGCCGGGTCCGGCGGCGCACGGCCATCCGTTCCTCGACGCCGAGCAGTCCCTGCTCTTCGGCCACCCCCTGCACCCGGCCGCCAAGAGCCGCGAAGGGCTGGCCGGCGAGGAGGCCGGCCGTTGTTCGCCCGAGTTGCGCGGCGCGTTCCGGCTGCACTGGCTGGCCGTGGACCGTTCCGTGCTCGCCACCGACTCGGCCTGGACCGAGGACGGCGCGGCCGTGCCCGCGGAGACGCTCGCCGTCCGGCTCACCGACGGCGGACTCGTCCTGCCCGGCGGAACGGTGCCGCTGCCGCTGCACCCCTGGCAGGCCCGCGACGTGGTGCGCCGGCCGGCCGTCGCCGCGCTTCTGGACGCGGGGCTGCTGCACGACCTCGGCGAGCACGGCGACCCCTGGTACCCCACCTCCTCGGTCCGCACGGTCCACCGGCCCGGCGCACCGGCCATGCTCAAGCTCTCGCTCGCGCTGCGCATCACCAACTCCCGCCGGGAGAACCTCCGCAAGGAGCTGCACCGAGGTGTCGAGGCCCACCGCCTGCTGGCCGGCGGGCTCGGGGCCGAGTGGCGTGCGGCGTTCCCGGCGGGCGCCGGCTTCGACATCGTGCGCGACCCGGCCTGGCTCGCGGTCGACGACACCGAAGGGCGGCCCGTTCCCGGCCTGGACACGATCCTGCGGCACAGCCCGTTCGGTCCGGACGACGACGCGCTCTGCCTCGCCGCGCTGACCGCGCCTCGCCCGTGGCCCGGCCGGCCGGAACGGGAGCTGCGCTCCCGGCTGGCCGTCGTCGTCGGCGCGCTGGCCGCGCGCACCGGGCGCCCGGTCCCGGCCGTCGCCGCCGAGTGGCTGCTGCGGTATCTGCGCGCGGTCGTCGGGCCGCTGCTGTGGCTGGACGCGCGGGCCGGCATCGCGCTCGAAGCCCATCAGCAGAACACGATCGTGCTGCTCGACGCGGACGGCTGGCCGGTGGGCGGCCGGTTCCGCGACAACCAGGGGTATTACTTCCGAGCCTCGCGCCGCGACGCGCTCCAGCGGCGGCTGCCGGGGGTCGGCGAGGTCTCCGGCACGTTCGTGACCGACGAGGTCGCCGACGAGCGCTTTGCCTACTACCTCGGCGTCAACAACGTGTTCGGGCTGATCGGCGCGTTCGGCGCGCAGCGCCTGGCCGACGAGGAGATGATGCTCGCGGCGTTCCGCGGCTTCCTCACCGAGGAGGCGCACGCCGCCACCGAGGGGCCCGTCTCCCCACTCGTCGCCCATCTGCTGGCGGCGCCGACTCTGCGCTGCAAGGCCAACCTCCTCACCCGGCTGCACGGCCTGGACGAGCTCGTCGGCCCGGTCGACGGCCAGTCCGTCTACGTCACGGTCGCCAACCCGCTCGTCACGCGCTGA
- the miaB gene encoding tRNA (N6-isopentenyl adenosine(37)-C2)-methylthiotransferase MiaB, producing MGSSSRMPEVTRTYQVRTFGCQMNVHDSERMAGLLERAGYVPAADGADGADIVVFNTCAVRENADNRLYGNLGQLAPRKAARPGMQIAVGGCLAQKDRDAIVRRAPWVDVVFGTHNVGSLPVLLERARIQREAQVEIAESLEAFPSTLPTRRESAYAAWVAISVGCNNTCTFCIVPALRGKEKDRRPGDILAEVEALVAEGVTEITLLGQNVNAYGSDIGDRRAFSKLLRACGRIEGLERVRFTSPHPRDFTEDVIEAMAETPNVMPQLHMPLQSGSSRVLRAMRRSYRQERYLGIIEQVRAAIPDAAITTDIIVGFPGETEEDFEETLHVVREARFAQAFTFQYSKRPGTPAAEMPGQVPKKIVQARYERLVALQEEISWAENKKQVGRTVEVLVAEGEGRKDDATRRLSGRAPDNRLVHFARPDGPAPRPGDVATVEITYAAPHHLLAEGPVKNVRRTRAGDAWELRHAAPAEPAAGVMLGLPSVGAPAPAAEPAGGCAVC from the coding sequence ATGGGATCGAGTTCTCGCATGCCCGAAGTCACGCGCACCTACCAAGTCAGGACGTTCGGCTGCCAGATGAACGTCCACGACTCGGAACGGATGGCCGGGCTGCTGGAACGGGCCGGCTACGTCCCCGCCGCCGACGGCGCGGACGGCGCCGACATCGTCGTCTTCAACACCTGCGCCGTCCGGGAGAACGCGGACAACCGGCTCTACGGCAATCTGGGCCAGCTCGCGCCGCGGAAGGCCGCCCGCCCCGGCATGCAGATCGCGGTCGGCGGCTGCCTGGCGCAGAAGGACCGCGACGCGATCGTGCGCCGCGCACCCTGGGTGGACGTGGTCTTCGGCACGCACAACGTCGGCAGCCTTCCGGTGCTGCTGGAGCGGGCCCGGATCCAGCGCGAGGCGCAGGTCGAGATCGCGGAGTCGCTGGAGGCGTTCCCCTCCACGCTGCCCACCCGCCGCGAGAGCGCGTACGCGGCCTGGGTCGCCATCTCCGTCGGCTGCAACAACACCTGCACCTTCTGTATCGTCCCGGCGCTGCGCGGCAAGGAGAAGGATCGCCGGCCCGGTGACATCCTCGCCGAGGTCGAGGCCCTGGTCGCGGAGGGCGTCACCGAGATCACGCTGCTCGGCCAGAACGTCAACGCCTACGGCTCCGACATCGGCGACCGCCGGGCGTTCTCCAAGCTGTTGCGCGCCTGCGGACGGATCGAGGGCCTGGAGCGCGTCCGCTTCACCTCGCCGCACCCGCGCGACTTCACCGAGGACGTCATCGAGGCGATGGCCGAGACGCCGAACGTGATGCCGCAGCTTCACATGCCGCTCCAGTCCGGCTCCTCCCGCGTGCTGCGCGCGATGCGCCGCTCCTACCGGCAGGAGCGCTACCTCGGCATCATCGAGCAGGTGCGCGCCGCCATCCCGGACGCCGCCATCACCACCGACATCATCGTGGGCTTCCCCGGCGAGACCGAGGAGGACTTCGAGGAGACCCTGCACGTGGTCCGCGAGGCCCGCTTCGCCCAGGCGTTCACCTTCCAGTACTCCAAGCGCCCCGGCACCCCGGCCGCCGAGATGCCGGGGCAGGTGCCGAAGAAGATCGTGCAGGCGCGGTACGAGCGTCTGGTCGCGCTCCAGGAGGAGATCTCCTGGGCGGAGAACAAGAAGCAGGTCGGCCGCACGGTCGAGGTGCTGGTCGCCGAGGGCGAGGGCCGCAAGGACGACGCCACCCGGCGGCTGTCCGGCCGCGCCCCCGACAACCGCCTGGTGCACTTCGCCCGCCCCGACGGCCCCGCCCCGCGCCCGGGTGACGTCGCGACCGTCGAGATCACCTACGCCGCCCCGCACCACCTGCTCGCCGAGGGCCCGGTCAAGAATGTCCGGCGCACCCGGGCCGGCGACGCCTGGGAGCTGCGCCACGCGGCCCCGGCCGAGCCGGCGGCGGGCGTCATGCTCGGCCTGCCCTCGGTCGGCGCCCCGGCGCCGGCGGCGGAGCCGGCCGGGGGGTGCGCGGTCTGCTGA
- a CDS encoding RelA/SpoT family protein — translation MSAEATTPSGTAGGRRGGRRDMLRLRQLGRAAVLRTALRGRLPDAIEHLAQAHRRHHPRADLGILRRAYLLAESAHRGQFRKSGEPYITHPLAVTLILGELGAETTTLTASLLHDTVEDTEVTLDQVRAEFGDEVGHLVDGVTKLEKVDYGAAAESETFRKMLVATGSDVRVMSIKLADRLHNMRTLGVMRPEKQARIARVTGDVLIPLAERLGVQTVKTELEDLVFAILQPEEHATARELIRRHTDRPDPLARVAESVRAVLREAGIAAEVVIRPRHVLSVHRVRLKRGALGPYDYGRLLILVGENADCYAVLGELHTCFTPVVSEFKDFVAAPKFNLYQSLHTALAVDAGQVAEVLVRTHTMHRVAEAGVIALGDPTRPGEGEPVGDDAERGDPTRPGWLSRLLDWQRQAPDPDTFWTALRDELARDREITVFVDAAEEGPLQLPVGATCVDAAYARHGQDAHACIGVRVNGRLATLRTVLHDGDAVQLLLAADGSWGPSPEWLDYATTPAARIPIRRWLDSVQGGADEPAADDAPATALVAAPAASADPPPPAGPTEESAAVVAGAPDAPVRLARCCTPVPPDTVSGFAVRGGAVTVHREDCPAAADMTAAGRRPLRVSWRSGSVGCRVTLHAEALGRPELFADLTEALAAHGAAVLHAEIEPPREHRVRHTYTLRLPDASGLPRLMKAMRRVPGVYDVTRAARLQP, via the coding sequence ATGAGCGCAGAGGCGACCACACCGAGCGGCACGGCCGGCGGACGCCGCGGTGGCCGCAGGGACATGCTGAGGCTGCGTCAGCTCGGGCGCGCCGCCGTCCTGCGGACGGCCCTGCGGGGCCGGCTGCCGGACGCGATCGAGCATCTGGCCCAGGCCCACCGCCGCCACCATCCACGCGCCGACCTGGGCATCCTGCGCCGCGCCTATCTGCTGGCCGAGTCCGCGCACCGCGGACAGTTCCGCAAGAGTGGCGAGCCGTACATCACCCATCCGCTGGCGGTGACCCTCATCCTCGGCGAACTGGGCGCGGAGACCACCACCCTGACGGCGTCCCTGCTGCACGACACCGTCGAGGACACCGAGGTGACCCTCGATCAGGTCCGCGCCGAGTTCGGGGACGAGGTCGGCCACCTGGTGGACGGCGTCACCAAGCTGGAGAAGGTCGACTACGGCGCCGCCGCCGAGTCCGAGACCTTCCGCAAGATGCTCGTGGCCACCGGCAGCGACGTCCGCGTGATGTCGATCAAGCTGGCCGACCGGCTGCACAACATGCGCACCCTCGGCGTGATGCGCCCGGAGAAGCAGGCCCGGATCGCGCGCGTCACCGGCGACGTCCTCATCCCGCTGGCCGAGCGGCTGGGCGTGCAGACCGTGAAGACCGAGCTGGAGGACCTGGTCTTCGCCATCCTCCAGCCCGAGGAGCACGCCACCGCGCGGGAGCTGATCCGCCGGCACACCGACCGGCCCGATCCGCTCGCGCGGGTCGCGGAGTCCGTGCGCGCCGTGCTGCGCGAGGCCGGGATCGCCGCCGAGGTCGTGATCCGGCCACGGCATGTGCTCTCCGTGCACCGGGTCAGGCTCAAACGCGGCGCGCTCGGCCCGTACGACTACGGCCGCCTGCTGATTCTGGTCGGGGAGAACGCCGACTGCTACGCCGTCCTCGGCGAGTTGCACACCTGTTTCACCCCGGTCGTCTCGGAGTTCAAGGACTTCGTCGCGGCCCCCAAGTTCAACCTCTACCAGTCGCTGCACACGGCGCTCGCCGTCGACGCCGGGCAGGTCGCGGAAGTCTTGGTCCGCACCCACACCATGCACCGCGTGGCCGAGGCCGGGGTCATCGCGCTCGGCGACCCGACCCGCCCCGGCGAGGGCGAGCCGGTCGGCGACGACGCCGAGCGCGGCGACCCGACCCGCCCCGGCTGGCTGTCCCGGCTGCTCGACTGGCAGCGGCAGGCGCCCGACCCCGACACCTTCTGGACCGCGCTGCGCGACGAGCTCGCCCGGGACCGCGAGATCACGGTCTTCGTCGACGCCGCCGAGGAGGGTCCGCTCCAGCTCCCGGTCGGCGCGACCTGTGTGGACGCGGCCTACGCCCGGCACGGCCAGGACGCGCACGCCTGCATCGGCGTCCGGGTCAACGGGCGGCTCGCCACGCTGCGCACCGTGCTGCACGACGGCGACGCCGTGCAGCTCCTGCTCGCCGCGGACGGCAGCTGGGGTCCTTCCCCGGAATGGCTGGACTACGCCACGACGCCGGCCGCCCGCATCCCGATCCGGCGCTGGCTCGACAGTGTCCAGGGCGGCGCGGACGAGCCCGCCGCGGACGACGCGCCGGCCACCGCGCTCGTCGCGGCCCCGGCCGCGTCCGCCGATCCGCCGCCGCCCGCCGGGCCGACCGAGGAGTCCGCGGCCGTCGTCGCGGGTGCCCCCGACGCGCCCGTGCGGCTGGCCCGCTGCTGCACGCCCGTGCCGCCGGACACGGTGTCCGGCTTCGCGGTCCGGGGCGGCGCTGTCACCGTGCACCGGGAGGACTGTCCGGCCGCGGCCGACATGACCGCCGCCGGCCGCCGCCCGCTGCGCGTGAGCTGGCGCTCCGGATCGGTGGGCTGCCGCGTCACGCTGCACGCCGAGGCCCTGGGCCGACCGGAGCTGTTCGCGGACCTCACCGAGGCCCTGGCCGCGCACGGTGCCGCCGTGCTGCACGCCGAAATCGAGCCGCCCCGCGAGCACCGGGTGCGGCACACCTACACGTTGCGGCTGCCGGACGCGTCCGGGCTGCCGAGGTTGATGAAGGCGATGCGCCGGGTACCCGGGGTCTATGACGTGACGCGGGCGGCGCGGCTCCAGCCCTGA
- a CDS encoding gliding motility protein, which yields MGVFAWLKGRGQDRKQPSGTAAGEAGAAPEETPAAEGADGDGVGIPKQTAGEAADREAGEEARK from the coding sequence ATGGGTGTTTTTGCCTGGTTGAAGGGCCGCGGACAGGACAGGAAGCAGCCGTCCGGCACGGCGGCCGGGGAGGCCGGTGCGGCGCCGGAGGAGACGCCGGCCGCCGAGGGCGCCGACGGCGACGGCGTCGGGATCCCCAAGCAGACCGCGGGTGAGGCGGCCGACCGTGAGGCGGGTGAGGAGGCCCGCAAGTAG
- the miaA gene encoding tRNA (adenosine(37)-N6)-dimethylallyltransferase MiaA yields the protein MNAAASAPQVVAVVGPTAAGKSDLGVALARRLGGEVINADSMQLYRGMDIGTAKLTPVERRGVPHHLLDIWDVTETASVAAYQRLARDHVDRLLAAGRVPVLVGGSGLYVRAAVDRLDFPGTDPGVRARLEADLARHGSGALHARLAAADPPAAEAILASNGRRIVRALEVIEITGRPFTANLPGPAEERGVYRTLQIGVGVDRAELDTRITARVHRMWAAGLVDEVRALEGAGLRAGLTASRALGYQQVLAALAGECTEEEAREETVRATRRFARRQESWFRRDPRVRWLSGAREAAGQLEQRAWELLERAVTS from the coding sequence GTGAACGCCGCAGCCTCCGCCCCGCAGGTCGTCGCCGTGGTGGGACCCACCGCGGCCGGAAAATCCGATCTCGGGGTCGCGCTGGCCAGGCGGCTGGGCGGCGAGGTGATCAACGCCGACTCCATGCAGCTCTACCGGGGCATGGACATCGGCACGGCCAAGCTGACCCCCGTCGAGCGGCGGGGCGTCCCGCACCACCTGCTCGACATCTGGGACGTCACCGAGACCGCCAGTGTCGCCGCGTACCAACGGCTGGCCCGTGACCACGTCGACCGGCTCCTGGCGGCCGGCCGCGTCCCGGTCCTGGTCGGCGGCTCCGGTCTCTATGTGCGCGCCGCCGTCGACCGGCTCGACTTCCCCGGCACCGACCCGGGAGTCAGGGCCAGGCTGGAGGCCGACCTCGCCCGCCACGGCAGCGGCGCCCTGCACGCCCGCCTCGCCGCCGCCGACCCGCCCGCCGCCGAGGCCATCCTCGCCAGCAACGGCAGGCGGATCGTCCGCGCCCTGGAGGTCATCGAGATCACCGGCCGCCCGTTCACCGCCAACCTGCCCGGACCCGCCGAGGAGCGCGGCGTCTACCGCACGCTCCAGATCGGCGTCGGCGTGGACCGAGCCGAGCTCGACACCAGGATCACCGCCCGCGTGCACCGGATGTGGGCCGCCGGCCTCGTCGACGAGGTCCGCGCCCTGGAGGGGGCCGGTCTGCGCGCCGGGCTGACCGCCTCCCGGGCGCTCGGCTATCAGCAGGTGCTCGCCGCGCTGGCCGGCGAGTGCACCGAGGAGGAGGCCCGCGAGGAGACCGTCCGCGCCACCCGGCGCTTCGCCCGCAGGCAGGAGAGCTGGTTCCGCCGCGACCCGCGCGTGCGCTGGCTGAGCGGGGCGCGCGAGGCGGCCGGGCAGCTTGAACAACGGGCGTGGGAGCTGCTCGAACGAGCGGTCACATCCTGA
- a CDS encoding trypsin-like serine peptidase, giving the protein MSSIPRQRPRRRAALAATAMAACLALTATACNGDEDADAGAQPSEEASTGDDQLQDLIDNLPFEFDVEAWMDGAWADWDEETWLREVGDFVNPIIDGLWDQERMGEAEDPEQSIDDDQIDEDQNAPEADDPMADRGITDPEPVAVEAEAVPTPYTENGAPIGKVFFDSPEGPMVCSGTVVKDPNAPGQSNLVATAGHCVHAGTGGGWYRNLSFVPAYNNNGLGAAEIESAAYEDVAPYGVWWADYVSTTQYWIDNGTESGGDGAHGDFAILSVAPENGSGLSLEETVGAALDINFDAPAVSGLGAVTLYGFPAADPYDGALMYSCVDYPGRLSIDATMPVMYWAGCTMTGGASGGPWLRTNENDEPELISVNSIGPLESTWLAGPRLDEEARGVLDYVSAEVSGG; this is encoded by the coding sequence ATGTCTTCGATACCCAGGCAGCGGCCACGGCGCCGCGCCGCCCTCGCGGCCACGGCCATGGCCGCCTGTCTCGCGCTGACCGCCACCGCCTGCAACGGTGACGAGGACGCCGATGCCGGGGCGCAGCCGAGCGAGGAGGCGAGCACGGGCGACGATCAGCTCCAGGACCTGATCGACAACCTCCCGTTCGAATTCGACGTGGAAGCCTGGATGGACGGCGCCTGGGCCGACTGGGACGAGGAGACCTGGCTCCGCGAGGTCGGCGACTTCGTCAACCCGATCATCGACGGCCTGTGGGACCAGGAGCGGATGGGGGAGGCCGAGGACCCGGAGCAGTCGATCGACGACGATCAGATCGACGAGGACCAGAACGCCCCCGAGGCCGACGACCCGATGGCCGACCGGGGCATCACCGACCCCGAGCCGGTGGCCGTCGAGGCCGAGGCGGTGCCCACCCCCTACACGGAGAACGGCGCCCCGATCGGCAAGGTGTTCTTCGACAGCCCCGAGGGCCCGATGGTCTGCTCCGGCACGGTCGTGAAGGACCCGAACGCCCCCGGCCAATCCAACCTGGTCGCCACCGCGGGCCACTGCGTGCACGCGGGCACCGGCGGCGGCTGGTACCGGAACCTGAGCTTCGTCCCGGCCTACAACAACAACGGCCTGGGTGCCGCGGAGATCGAGTCCGCGGCCTACGAGGATGTCGCGCCCTACGGCGTCTGGTGGGCGGACTACGTGTCCACCACCCAGTACTGGATCGACAACGGCACCGAGAGCGGCGGCGACGGCGCGCACGGCGACTTCGCGATCCTGTCGGTCGCGCCGGAGAACGGCAGCGGCCTGTCCCTGGAGGAGACGGTCGGCGCCGCCCTCGACATCAACTTCGACGCCCCGGCGGTCTCCGGGCTCGGCGCGGTGACGCTGTACGGCTTCCCGGCGGCCGACCCGTACGACGGTGCCCTGATGTACAGCTGCGTCGACTACCCCGGCCGGCTGTCGATCGACGCGACCATGCCCGTCATGTACTGGGCCGGCTGCACCATGACCGGCGGCGCCTCGGGCGGCCCCTGGCTGCGCACCAACGAGAACGACGAGCCCGAGCTGATCTCGGTCAACTCCATCGGCCCGCTGGAGAGCACTTGGCTGGCCGGACCCCGGCTGGACGAGGAAGCGCGGGGCGTGCTGGACTACGTGAGCGCCGAGGTCAGCGGCGGCTGA
- the panD gene encoding aspartate 1-decarboxylase: MLRTMFKSKIHRATVTEADLHYVGSVTVDADLMEAADLLPGELVHIVDIDNGSRLETYVIEGERGSGVIGINGAAAHLVKPGDLVILISYAQVEDAEARRLRPTVVHVDSANRVVRLGDDPSEPVPGSDTTRSPLATARA; this comes from the coding sequence GTGTTGCGCACCATGTTCAAGTCGAAGATCCACCGTGCCACGGTGACCGAGGCCGACCTCCACTACGTCGGTTCGGTCACCGTGGACGCGGACCTGATGGAGGCCGCGGATCTGCTGCCTGGCGAGCTGGTCCACATCGTCGACATCGACAACGGGAGCCGGCTGGAGACCTATGTCATCGAGGGTGAGCGGGGCTCCGGTGTCATCGGGATCAACGGCGCCGCCGCCCACCTCGTCAAGCCGGGCGACCTGGTCATCCTGATCAGCTACGCGCAGGTGGAAGACGCCGAGGCCCGCCGCCTCAGGCCCACCGTCGTGCACGTGGACTCGGCCAACCGTGTCGTGCGGCTCGGCGACGACCCGTCCGAGCCGGTGCCCGGCAGCGACACCACCCGCAGCCCGCTGGCCACGGCCCGCGCCTAG
- the hflX gene encoding GTPase HflX, whose translation MDEDVARSEFDEERDGEQFERAERAALRRVVGLSTELEDVTEVEYRQLRLERVVLVGVWTSGTAQDAENSLAELAALAETAGALVLDGVIQRRDKPDPATYIGSGKAQELRDLVLETGADTVVCDGELSPGQLIHLEDVVKVKVVDRTALILDIFAQHAKSREGKAQVSLAQMQYMLPRLRGWGQSLSRQMGGGGSSGGGGMATRGPGETKIETDRRRIREKMAKMRREIAEMKTGRDLKRQERHRNKVPSVAIAGYTNAGKSSLLNQLTGAGVLVENALFATLDPTVRRSTTPSGRLYTLADTVGFVRHLPHHLVEAFRSTMEEVGDADLILHVVDGSHPVPEEQLAAVREVIRDVGAKDIPEIVVVNKADVADELTLQRLMRAEKRAIAISAHTGMGIPELLAWIDAELPHPEVELEALVPYTQGALVSRVHAEGEVLTEEHTGEGTLLKARVHPELAAVLEPFVPARTRG comes from the coding sequence ATGGATGAGGACGTGGCCCGGAGCGAATTCGACGAGGAGCGGGACGGTGAGCAGTTCGAGCGCGCCGAGCGGGCCGCGCTCCGCCGTGTCGTGGGACTCTCCACGGAGCTCGAGGATGTCACCGAGGTCGAGTACCGCCAGCTGCGCCTGGAGCGCGTCGTGCTGGTCGGCGTCTGGACCTCCGGCACCGCCCAGGACGCGGAGAACTCCCTGGCGGAGCTCGCCGCCCTGGCGGAGACCGCCGGCGCCCTGGTGCTCGATGGCGTGATCCAGCGCCGCGACAAGCCGGACCCGGCCACGTACATCGGCTCGGGCAAGGCCCAGGAGCTGCGTGATCTGGTGCTGGAGACGGGCGCCGACACCGTTGTGTGCGACGGTGAGCTCAGCCCCGGCCAGCTCATCCACCTGGAGGACGTCGTCAAGGTGAAGGTGGTCGACCGGACCGCCCTGATCCTCGACATCTTCGCCCAGCACGCCAAGTCCCGCGAGGGCAAGGCGCAGGTCTCGCTGGCCCAGATGCAGTACATGCTGCCGCGCCTGCGCGGCTGGGGTCAGTCGCTCTCCCGCCAGATGGGCGGCGGCGGATCCAGCGGCGGCGGGGGCATGGCGACCCGCGGCCCCGGTGAGACCAAGATCGAGACCGACCGGCGGCGGATCCGCGAGAAGATGGCGAAGATGCGCCGGGAGATCGCGGAGATGAAGACCGGCCGTGACCTCAAGCGGCAGGAGCGGCATCGCAACAAGGTGCCCTCGGTCGCCATCGCCGGCTACACCAACGCCGGCAAGTCCTCCCTGCTCAACCAGCTCACCGGCGCGGGCGTGCTGGTGGAGAACGCGCTGTTCGCCACCCTCGACCCGACCGTGCGCAGGTCCACGACCCCCAGCGGGCGGCTGTACACCCTCGCCGACACCGTCGGCTTCGTGCGGCACCTGCCGCACCACCTGGTCGAGGCGTTCCGCTCCACGATGGAGGAGGTCGGCGACGCCGACCTGATCCTCCACGTCGTGGACGGCTCGCACCCGGTGCCCGAGGAGCAGCTCGCGGCCGTCCGTGAGGTGATCCGCGATGTCGGGGCGAAGGACATTCCCGAGATCGTGGTGGTCAACAAGGCCGATGTCGCCGACGAGCTCACCCTCCAGCGGCTGATGCGCGCTGAGAAGCGGGCGATCGCCATCTCGGCGCACACCGGGATGGGCATTCCGGAGCTGCTGGCCTGGATCGACGCGGAGCTGCCGCACCCCGAGGTCGAGCTGGAGGCCCTGGTGCCGTATACGCAGGGGGCGCTCGTCTCCCGCGTGCACGCCGAGGGCGAGGTCCTGACCGAGGAGCACACGGGCGAGGGCACGCTGCTGAAGGCCCGGGTGCACCCCGAGCTGGCCGCGGTGCTGGAGCCTTTCGTCCCGGCGCGTACGCGCGGGTAA